In Nostoc edaphicum CCNP1411, the sequence AATTCCTGGTCAGTCATCCGTTGCAATTCTTGACCAGTGAGAACACGATCGCCTTCTTGGGCAATTCCCAAATCGGTAGCGATCGCTCGTGCTGTTAATTGGTGGTCGCCTGTAATCATCACTGGGCGAATACCTGCTTCTCGGCACTCTTGGACAGCTGCCCTCACCTCTGGGCGTGGCGCATCTAGCATTCCCACCAATCCCAGCCATACCAAATCTTGCTCAGATGTTTCGTCTGAACCTTCTGCTGGGATGTCCGTCAGAGGTTTGTAGGCAAAACCTAGTACCCGCAAACCTTTACTCGCCATCAGATCATTTTGTGCCAAAATGTTTTGGCGTTGTTCTTCCGTCAAGGGGCCTGTGTCATTGCCCAAATGAATTTGAGCCGAACGTGCCAAGATTAACTCTGGGGAACCTTTGGTAAACATTAAGTAAGGTTCAGATTGAGTCAAGCTAGCGATCGCTGGGTCAACGCCTCTCGAAGACGCATCACCTGTGGCGACTCCCTCCACCTGAGAAATCACGCTCATCCGCTTCCGTTCTGAAGAGAAGGGAAACTCCACAACGCGAGGTAACTTATTGTTCCACTGGTCTTTTTCAATTCCCGCTTTCCCCGCCAGAGTGACTAACGCCCCTTCTGTAGGATCTCCTAAAATTGCCCATTCACCTTGTTCCTTTTGCAACACTGAATCATTACAAACAGCACAGGCGACTGACAACGCTGAGATTTCTGGAGACTCCTCCAGGGAAATTGTTTGACCATCTAACTGAAAGTCCCCTGTGGGAGCATAACCTTCGCCGGTGACGCGAAAAGTTTTGTTATTGGTGAAAACCGATTGCACCACCATTTTATTTTGAGTCAGCGTGCCGGTTTTATCGGAACAGATGGTGGTTACAGAACCCAATGTTTCCACTGCTGGGAGTTTACGAATCAAGGCATTTTGGCGCACCATTCGCTGGGTTCCCAGTGCCAAGGTGACGGTAATTACAGCGGGTAAACCTTCTGGTACCACAGCAACCGCCATACTCAAGGAAATTTCCAAGAGTTCTTGGATGTTGCTAAAACCTCTCGCTTGGATCACACCGCCGACGACAACAATCGCTACCAGAATCAAAGAACCCGTAACCAGGACATTACCCAGTTGAGTCATCCGCTGCTGTAATGGCGTAGGTTCACTTTCCACCGCCTGCAACATCGCAGCAATTTTACCAAGTTCTGTAGTCATTCCGGTGTTAGTCACCAGAACCTTGGCGCGTCCTTGGATAACTTCGGTTCCTTGAAATACTAAATTTAGGCGATCGCCTAAATCTGTTTCTTCTGGTAATTTGAGCGTTGCCTGTTTATTCACAGATTGGGCTTCACCAGTCAATGCCGACTCACGCACTTGTAAATTCGACTGTTCGATTAAGCGTCCATCTGCGGCTATCTGCATCCCAGCTTCTAGCAGCATGACATCCCCTGGAACTAGTTCCTTGGCTGCTATCTCCACCAGTCTGGCGGCGCGGATGACTCGCACCAAGGGAGAGGTCATTTTTTTCAGGGCTGCCAAGGCTTTTTCGGCACGGCTTTCTTGGACGTAGCCGAGTATGCCATTGAGGATGACAATTGCCAAAATAGCGATCGTATCTTTAAATGGCACTTCACCAGGCTTCAAACTGCCCGATTGCAAACCTATCAGGTCTATAATCCCGGAAATCAGAGCTACGCCAATCAGCATCAACAACATAATGTTCTTGAACTGATCCAGCAGAATTTCCCAAGTGCTACGGCCAGCAGTTTCTTCGAGTTCGTTGGGGCCGTATTTTTGTAATCTCTGTTGAATTTCTTGGGGTGTTAAGCCACTGTCTGCGTTACTATCGAGCAGGTCTAACGCTTTATCAACTTCTAAACTATGCCAAACGGCGGCACCTTCAGGCAGAGAATTAGCAGACATCGTGTAAGTCACAGGAAATAGTTACAAAATTCGATCATAATTTAGTGATGGCAGGAATTCCATCTTCTAAAGTTACATTAAGGCGATCGCCCAGTTGTATGAGTGTATATGTAATTTTTAACATTTGTAAATTTATTCTTTTTTTAAGATAGTATTATTTCTCACGAAAGAGTTTATCGGAACACATTTTACTGATAATTATGAGTAATAGAGCTTTGAAGCTTTGTTACAGAGGATATGCCACAATTAATTTCAGGCTGCCATTGCTTTCATTTACATCCCGTAATCAATAGTTAGGATGCATGGCCCGATTGCATTTCTTCATTTTTAATTTTGTCAAAAGTTGAGCCACTCGCTTGTGTATTTCCTCGCTCAAGCGAACTGGCGTGCCAGTAGGGTTTCCCGATTTAGCAAACTTTTCAAGACGAATTTTGAATTTTGAATTGCCCAGGCGTGCTAAACCATTCAAGAAATATGCTTAATATAAGTTTTGCACTCCCCACGACCGCAAGCCAGATGTTTGGGCAAAAGACAATTCGACCGCTTACTGCTGCTACCCTGTGTGGCATTACTTTCATCAAAGATAGGCTACTTGCCATTGACAGTATTAAAGGCCATCTACTGGAGATTGATCCCACCTCTGACAACAGCAAAATTCTCAATCCCCATCAAGTTAAAGAATTTACTGATGTCACTGGTCTAGCTGCATGGGAAGATACCCTATGGGTGAGCCGAGAAAATAGTGTTTACTTGTGCAAGCTCAATGCTTTGGGTCTAGAACATTTTGTAACATTGCCTTATCCCGCTGATGGCGTTGCTGTTTGGGAAACAGCAGTTTATGTAAGTTGCCAAAGGCTGGGCTACATTCTGGTTTTTGACCGCGAAACGCGAAAAGAGATTACCAGATTTTATGCTCCTGGAGTTGGCATAGAGAATTTGGCAGTCAACCAAGAAATGCTATGGATTTGCGATCGCACCGAACAATCAGTTTACGCGATGGACAGAGCAACGGGTGAACTGCAATTCAGCGTTCTGACACCCTTTGAATGTCCTACAGGTATTGCAATCCATAAAAATGACGAAACAGGTAAAGAAAGTATTTACGTTGCCTACGCCTCAGAGGAGCCTTATATTCGGGATAATCCCAATGCTGATCCGAGTCATGAGCTAACGTTCCGCGATCGCACTTTTATTCATCCCCTGTATTATCATTACCAGCCAGATAAGTGCTATGCCCTCTCTAATGGCTATCTCATTGAAATGTCTTATGCTGAGGAAATTGCACCCTTAGACGAGGTTTATTTACCTGACGTGGAATGGCGTATCGCCCTACCATCCGAAACTGAGCGTCAAAAGGTGAAACACGTTGAAGCCATTGGTATACCCTTTACCGAAGAAGTGATAGAGGGGCAACGTGTAGCAGTATTTAAATTTGATTCTCTTACCCCAGGAGAACGGCATATATTTGGCTGGAAAGCACTTTTGGAAGTTCGAGGCATTAAGTATCGCATCACACCCAGAGATGTGGAAGACGTTCCTGAACTGTCTCCAGAATTGCAAACACGCTACCTAGTGGATGATGACGATTTAGCAATGGATACTACCATTGTTCGCCGTGCCGCCAGAGAAGCGATTGGTTCTGAAACCAATGTGCTGCGGAAAATGTACAGCATCCGCAACTACGTTTACGATCAATTATCTTACGGTATTAAACCTTACATTGACACGCCAGATATAGTTTTAGAACGGGGTGTTGGTTCCTGTGGCGAATATGTCGGTGTCTTACTTGCCCTAGCCCGTTTAAATGGCATCCCCTGCCGTACCGTAGGTAGGTACAAATGTCCTCCCCATAGTGACTTACTAGGAGTGCCACTACAACCCGACTTTAATCATGTTTGGCTGGAGTTCTACGTCCCAAATTTTGGTTGGTTGCCAATGGAATCAAATCCTGACGATGTGGGTGAAGGTGGGCCTTATCCGACGCGCTTTTTTATGGGCTTATGCTGGTATCACATTGAAATTGGCAAAGGTATCACCTTTGAAACCGTTACAAGTCAAGGTGCGCGGCTAACCAAAGAAGATGTCCCTATCGGTGATTTGGCCATAAATCATATCCGGTTTACAATTCTTAAAGAATTACCACCTTTTTAAATTTCTTCGATTTATTTACCCAAATTATGCTTTTTAATTAGCTCCTGTTTTTCAGGATTATTGAGCCAGTCTTTTAGAGCCTCAGCGATATGATCGCTGAGGTTTTTATCTGCTTTTTAGGCTATGTTGATTTAGTGGTTTTTCCTATTCATCAACCATGAAGACAACATTTTAGATTCAGACTAAGGGTATGAATGATTGGAAATCTCTGAATGACTTCTCTGACAAACAATATACACAGCAGCAAAACTTCTCGCTGGCTTTTCTGCTGCGGATGATCAATGGTATATCTGACCCCATTTTTCTTAAAAACGACCAACATCAGTGGATACTACTTAACGATGCCTTTTGTAATTTCATCGGGTATAGCCGAGAAGAATTAATTGGTAAGTCTGACTATGATGTTTTTTCCAAAGCGGAAGCTGATGTGTTTTGGGAAAAAGATGAACTAGTTTTTACTACAGAGATAACTCATGAAAACGAGGAATTATTTACAGATTCCGATGGCGCAACACACTGTATCCTGACCAAAAAATATTTGTTTAAGGATGATTTAGGTAATCGTTTCTTAGTTGGGATTATTCGTGATTTAACAGAGCAAAAGCAGGTAGAAGCTGCCTTGCGCCGTAGTAATGCTGTACTTAAACAAGCGGAAGCAGACCTACGACAGCAAACACAAGAACTAGAAACAGCATTATCCAAACTACAAAATACCCAAACTCAGTTAATTCAAAGCGAAAAAATGTCCAGTTTGGGTCAACTAGTTGCAGGTGTGGCACATGAAATCAACAACCCAGTTAGCTTTATTTACGGCAATATTAGCCCAGCGGATGAATACACCAAAAGTTTATTTTCACTGTTAGAACTCTACCAAAAACATTATCCCCAACCAGTCAAGGCAATTCACGAGTTTACAAATCTAATTGAACTAGACTTCTTAAGGTCAGACTTACCCAAATTATTCCAATCGATGATGATGGGAGCAGAGCGGATTCGAGAGATTGTGCTTTCCCTGCGGACTTTTTCACGCGTAGATGAAGCTGAAATGAAACGGGTTGATATCCATGAGGGAATTGATAGTACGATGATGATTATCCAAAGCCGCTTCAAGGCTACTGACCAGCGCCCGAAAATTGAGGTGATCAAAGAATATGGCAACCTCCCCTTGGTTGAATGTTATGCTGGGCAGTTAAACCAAGTATTTATGAATATTTTAGTGAATGCGATCGATGCTTTAGAAGATTCATCGGTTATATCTCGGTGGTCAACAAAGAAACGACTAAAAACGGATAATCCCCGAATTTATATTCGCACCAAATTACTAACACCAAATCAAGTCACAATTGGCATTGCTGACAACGGACTCGGAATACCAGAAGATGCTAAAAAGCAACTATTTGATCCCTTTTTTACGACCAAGCCCGTTGGACAAGGTACGGGTATGGGGCTGGCTATTAGTCACCAAATTATCACAGAAAGACATGGCGGCTCTTTAGAATGCATTTCGCAACCAGGAGTTGGTACTGAGTTTATCATTCGCATTCCCCTCATTCAACAACGTCAAATTTCTAACGCCTAATATTAACTCTTAAACTGGGCAGTGGATACGACTGATGTTGCTTAAAATCGGCAAACTCACAGATTGAGTTAAATGGACAAAAGCGGCAGTGAGAACCAGGATTAGGGGGGAAAATTTTACTGAAATTACTGCTTTGTTCCTGATATTTTTGTAAATCGTGTTGGTGCTTGTGAGCAATGTTCGCTAACTCAAATTTTAATGATTCCAATTCACTATTATTAATGCTAATTAACTCAGACTTTTTACATATTTCTAAATTATAAAATGATGCCACAGCTTCTCGCCCAGGGTAAAGATAGCGAGCTGCTAATAAATAAACTAATGCCTGTCGTTGATCAAAAGCCGACTTACCAGTTTTGAAATCCAAAATATGTAAAGTGCTATCAGACTCAATGAAAACGCAGTCCATAGCCGCATATAAGCGAAAACAATAATCCTCTTGTTCAACTACTATCGGTTTAGGAAAGCCTTCATCGCCTGGAGTTAATTGGATAATATCTTTATCCAAAAGCAACGGAGCATCGTGATATTTTTTCAAAATTTGCAGCACGCGTTGCTGGACTTGATCGCTTGAGTTGGCTAATTTAAGTAGCTGTGCAACTCTTTCTACACCATCTGCTTGCTTCAACAGATGCCTGTGATGATGAAACTCATAAACGCCTTTTTGGGCGAGTATCCCAATCCGCTGGGGTGCGGTGGCTTGCGCTAACAGCGCCTTGACTTGTGGTTCGTGTTGCCGTGCTTTGATAAACCCCCGTCTCATCTGGCAATGCCAGCGTTCTTGCCCGGTTGCTGGGGCAACTAGAGACCAAAGGTGATAACTGGCAAAAGGTCGATCGGGGGTTGACATTGCTCAGAAACAGTGAGAGAAAATACGGTGGGGAGAAGTTTAAGCTAAGGCTTCCTTAGAAAAGAACTTCGGAGGATACTTGCTGCTACACACGCTTTGCGGGAAGCTTTTAATAGTACTGATAATGTACGGGAGCAAGTGGCAAAAATGAGCGCTAGTAGCAATTCCAGCAAGATAAAATTTGGTACCGATGGATGGCGAGGGATTATTGCCGATGACTTTACTTTCCCAAATGTACGGAAAGTAACAAGGGCAATCGCCACTTACTTAGAAACAGCCTACACAAAAGATAGACCAGTACTTATTGCCTACGATACTCGCTTTTTAGCTGACCAGTTTGCCCAAACAGCGGCCCAAGTCCTAGCAGACTTAGGTTGGACTGTGAAAATTACTGACCGGGATTGCCCCACACCAGTAATTGCCTACAACGCCCGTCACCTAAATTCCGCAGGGGCGTTAATGTTTACTGCTAGTCATAATCCAGCACCTTACTGTGGAATTAAATATATACCCGATTATGCTGGGCCTGCCACTCCAGAGATTACTGATACTATTGTGGCAAATATAGAAAGTGCATCTGATGAGTTGCCTGGAAGCAATCCATCAGGTTCAATTTCAATTTTCGATCCGAAACCTGATTACCTGAAATTTATCTACACTCTACTTGATGTAGAAAAGATCAGAAGCGCTAATTTAAAGGTAAAGTACGATGCTTTGTATTCTACCTCTCGCGGATATTTAGATGAAGTTTTGCAACATAGTGGCGTTCAGCTAGAAAGTTTCCACGATTGGCGGGATGTTTTATTTGGGGGTGGAATGCCAGAACCCAAAGGAGAACAATTAGTTGAATTAGTGGAAGCAGTACTTCGAGATCAAGCTGATTTGGGCTTGGCGACGGATGGAGATAGCGATCGCTTTGGTATCGTTGATGAACAAGGAAACGTCCTGACTCCGAATACTGTGCTGCTACTTCTAGCACGTCATTTAATCAAAAACAAAGGTAAAACTGGCGCTATTGTCCGCACTGTGGCGACAACCCACCTGCTGGATAATTTTGCTGCTAAAAATGGGCTGCAAATTTACGAAACAGCAGTTGGTTTTAAATACATCGGCGAAAAAATGCGCGAAACTGATGTGTTAATTGGCGGAGAAGAATCAGGCGGATTGAGTATTATCGGACATATTCCCGAAAAAGACGGGGTTTTAGCCGATATGCTGGTGGCAGAAGCGATCGCTTATGAAGGCAAACCGCTAAGTCAACTTGTCAAAGAAGCGATCGCTGAAGCCGATGGCCCACTTTACAACAACCGCCTAGACTTGCACCTCACAGAAGCCCATAAAACCGCCGTCATCGACTCCTTTACCAAAAATCCACCTACAGAGGTAGCAGGAATTAAAGTCAAGGAGGTGGGGCGTAAAGACGGTATTAAGCTCTATTTAGAAGAAGGTAGCTGGGTTTTATTGCGTCCTTCCGGTACAGAACCACTGGTGCGCGTCTACCTAGAAACCAACACTCCCGAAAAACTCACCCAAATCGCCCAAGAGTTAGAGAGTGCCATTGCTAAACTAGAGGCATAATAATCAAGAATTAGGAGTTAGGAGTTAGGAGTTAAGAGTTGTAAATTAACAATTCTTAACCTCTAACTCCTTTTAAAAGTTATGAGTGATGAGTTCTAAATTAATAACTCCTAACTTCTCAATCGCGTCTCTCCTCACTTCGATCAAAGTATGAAAACTCTCGCTCCTTTTTTGACATCTCTAGTTGTGGCGGTTTGGGTAATAGCGATCGCAATTATTTCAGTCCAAAATGCCACACCCGTATCGTTAAAATTCTTAACATTCCAATCAATTCAGATACCAATGGGTTTAGTGCTAGCTTTTAGTGCCGGTATCGGGTTAATTGGTATGGCACTGCTGCAACCTCTGTGGGGACTTGCTGGTTTTGGGCAGGGTAATTCTCGATTGGAAGACGATGCGGAATTTTTTGTCGATGATGAAGACTTTTGAGAGTTGAATAGCTGTGCAGTATCAAAACATTATTACAATCGAACCAGGAAAACGAGGTGTAAGCCTTGTATTCGAGGAATGCGAATTACTGTATACGATGTTTTATCTTATCTTGCTTCTGGGATGACCTACGAGGAAGTGCTTGATGACTTTCCTTATTTGACACAAGAGGATATTTTGGCTTGCCTAAGCTATGCGGCTGATCGAGAACGGCAAATGCTGACAATGCAAAAGCTTTTGACAAAAATCCAAATTTGGGAGTTTTGACACTGTATTAAATTTAAAAACTATGGAAGCTGAGTATGATTTTAGCCAGGGCAAGCGGGGAGCGATTGAATCAACATCAACAGGCAAAACTCGAATTACAATTTGCCTAGATGATGAAGTACTAGGATGGTTTCGTGACCAAGTTCACGCAGCAGGTGGAGGAAATTACCAAACTTTGATTAACGATGCCTTGCGTGAGTACATTCAGCAGCGCCGTGAACCGTTAGAAGATACATTACGGCGAGTATTGCGAGAAGAACTTGAGCGTATTGGAAAATAAGGATATTTTGGCTTCGGTAAGATCGAGAACGGCTATGAGCGCAACTTATAAAGCAGATTTTAATTTGTGGATTGAGCAGACAGCCCAACTATTGCGATCGCATCACTGGCATGAAATTGATGTAGAACATCTGATTGAAGAGGTTGAAGGCTTGGGCAAAAGTGAAAGGCGGGCTATTGCCAGTCAACTAACTCGCTTACTCTTGCATCTGCTCAAGTGGCAATATCAACCCCAGCGTCGCTCAGATAGTTGGCTCGATTCGATTGCTGATTCTCGCACCCAAATTGAGTTAGCAATAGAAGATAGTCCTAGTCTTAAGAGCTATCCTACAGAGCAACTTGAGGAAAGTTATCAAAGGGCACGTCGCCAAGCAGCCAAGCAAACGGGGATACAAATTTCTGTGTTTCCAGAAGAGTGCCCATATTTTTTAGAGTTAGTGTTGGATGAAGACTGGCTACCGGAAGCAAGCGATATTTAATAACTTTAATTTGTAACTGTGTGGCTAGTGGCGCTAATCTGGATAACGCTTTGACGTGTGGAAAACCCGAAGAATTTCTACTGACTCTTCTTTGACTCGATAAATAACAATATATGGCGTACCAGAAACTACTAGCTCCCTTGTACCTTCTATACGTCCAGTTCGCCCCATAAAAGGATAATTCTCAAGTTGACTGGCAGCAAGTTGAATCTTCAATATCACTTCCTGCGCTGCTTGTGGATTCTCTTTCAGGATGTAGCTATGTGCTTGTTCCAAATTACGAAGCGCACGACGCAGCCACTTAATCTGCATTGGTGAGCCTTGCAAAAGTCGCTTTTACTTCTTCATCACTGGCAAAGTCTCCAGCATCCGCTTCAGCAATTCCCTTTTGAATCTCCTCAATTTGCCACTGATACATTTCTAGATAAGTGGCTACCGCCTCATTAAGTACGTAGCTGCGATCGCGATTCATTCCTGCTGCGATCGCGTCAAGTGCAGCCTTCTGATTGCTATCTATCCGAAACGTAATATTTTCTTTGCTCATCGTCTTGTGAAAGTTGTCTTGCAACATATTATATTGCAATATATCGCAATGCAACATGATTATAGTGGCGATCGCTATTTTCTCAAAGAGTTTGTAGCCTGTAAGCCTTGCAATACATGAAAAAGGCCTACGTTGGCAGGCTTTTTTAGAAGGTTTTGGGAGAGCGATCGCACTCTTATAAAATTAAAACGTCCATTCGTGGTCTGGATCATCTAGGGCGGCGCGAACAGAAGCTAAGTTAGCAAGGTCTTTGAAAGGGCTTGATTTAGCTATTTCTGTGATTGAGTTTAAGGTAAGCGCTAGTTGTTCATTATTGCCGGATGCGATCGCATTATCAACGACAGCAAACAAAGCGCGAAAGTTTTCTGCACGTTCATCAAAAGAGCGATCTAGATACGCCATCAGCAACTCTCGCTGGGCGTTAATCTTGGTGATTGTTTCATTTTCCCAAGCTTCAATCTCTCGTCTGTTGAACTGTTCCTGTTCGGCAATTCTTTTATACTTAATATAGGCTGAAACCATTTGCTGTAGGCATTCAGCAGGATTTATGTTTGCGAGTGCAAAAGCACCTATTTTCTGTACTGACATACTTAATATCCTCCCATAGTACGATACTTTGCTTGGATAGTCGTGCTTGTAGGATTCAGATACCCTTCACTGTCTAAAACAGGAGTTTTCATGATTTCTGCAAGTGCATGCCTTCAGCACCTTTTAGCGCTCCGAAGGCTCCAGTAGCCAAAGTAGCAGCACCCAAAATCAGTGGAATCATGAAATACTCCTGATGTGATTAGTATTTGGTTAGTACTTGTCTACGGGTTGAACATAATAAAAAAGCATCACCTTATACTTATTTTTCTCGGAGATACCAACTAATGAACATTCAGAAGATGTAAATTTGATACTGCGATTAATGCAGTTGTCAATCCTTTTCGTGTTGAGTGCGATCGCACAGGGGCCAAAATCTCAATGCAATGGACAAGCGATGTCTACGACGGGCTACGCCTACGCACTCGGCTTGACGCTAGAATATTAGTCGCAATCTTGTAGAGATGATTGGCGATGAAAATTAAAGCAGTTGATTTTCCCGGTGTCACTGGTATATTGAGTCCATGAAGTTTGAGTGGGATGAGCGTAAAAACCAAAGCAACATCACAAAGCATGGTTTCGACTTTGCTGATGCTTTCCGCATCTTTAATCTACCCATGCTTGTCTACCTAGATGAACGAGAGGACTATGGAGAGGAACGGTATCTCGGCATTGGACTACTTGATGGTCGAATTGTAGTAGTTATTTACACCGAGCCAAGTGAAGAAATGGTTCGGATCATCTCATTAAGAAAGGCACTATCTCATGAACGAAAACGCTATGAACAATACCTCAAGAACCGATTGGGTTAGAGTCGATGCAATGAATGACGAAGACATCGATACCTCAGATATTCCACCCTTGTCAGAAGAATTTTTTGCTAAAGCACAATTGCGAATGCCCAAGTCAGGTCTAACAATAACAGTTAAGGTAGATCCTGAAACTTTTGCTTGGTTCAAAGAGCAGGGAGAGACTGCGGAACAGCAGATGGCTGTAGCATTAAAGATTTATGCAGAAGCACACAAAGCTTATCCAGGGTCTGAGGCGAAGTCAACCTAATACAATACTAAATTGGATGTCTTTAATAATAACTTCAGTGCAGCAAACAAGCGATGTATACGATGGTAACTGAGCTTGTCGAAGTGCGGGCTACGCCTACGCACTCAGCTTGACGCTAGAATATTAGTCGCAATCTTGTGGAGATGATTGGTAATGAAAATTAAAGCAGTTATCTGGCAAGAAGACGGTGTGTGGTGTGCTTCTGTACCTGCCCTACCAGGATGCCACACTTGGGGAGACAGCTATGAACATTTGTTAGAGATGCTGCAAGATGCAGTTCAAGGTTGGTTGGAAGTTGCTAGCGAACGAGAAGAACTTGACCCGGAGAAAGAGTTGGTTGAAATATCGCTATGAAAGCGGTTTCAGGTAAAGCACTTTGTAAAATTTTGGAACGGCAGGGTTGGGAATTGAAACGGATTACTGGCAGTCATCATATCTACATAAAAGAAGGTGTTGATGTAATCCTCTCCGTTCCGGTTCATAGTAATCGAGATTTACCGACTGGAACTTTGAAAAGCATTATGAAAGATGCTGGACTTACCGAAGAAGATTTGGACTAAAAGCGATCGCAATTATCCAAAGTTCACATACATAACAGCACCTAAGTTATACCAATTATGTATGAAGATACACATAATAATACCCCCCTGTAGTCCCCCCTTGGCAAGGGGGGACGGCGATAGCCGGGGGGTGAATTTATATGCAGCTTCACAAAAAAATAGTATTAGCAATTTTGGGTTAGTTGTAGCTTCAAGTAATCAATGAATTCCAGAATTTCTGTATCAGTGAGTTGTAGACGCGATCGCTTGCCATATTTCTGCTGCAAATAATCCCTTCCCTGCTCTGGAGTCCAATTTAACTGGGCTAAATATGTGTCACTTTGAGCTATCAAAACTGCATGAATTTCTGATGCTGTTGTATTAGCACATATTTGGATTTCATCTTGATGTAAATTTTGAATACAATTAATTTTTAAACTTACTTTTTGTCCTAAAGCTTGCCAGTCAATTTCCCTGTGTCCATTCCAACTAACACCTATAGAACGATAAGTGATTGGATTATAAATTGCACAAAATACAATTGTTCTCTCTCCAGGACTGACTGCGATCGTCAATGGATGATGCAATTGTTCAGAAGTCAAGGCATCAAGCGAAAGCAGCAAACTTTTAGAGAAGTAAGATTCACTTCCTGAGCGGATAACATAAGGTTTATCTGCCAGAATATGCAAATCAGTTTTTTCTGCTTCTCCATGTGAAGTTTCCACTTTTTTGTTAATTTCTATCCCTGTAATCACCCCAGTCAAGGCTCT encodes:
- a CDS encoding LapA family protein, with the translated sequence MKTLAPFLTSLVVAVWVIAIAIISVQNATPVSLKFLTFQSIQIPMGLVLAFSAGIGLIGMALLQPLWGLAGFGQGNSRLEDDAEFFVDDEDF
- a CDS encoding BrnA antitoxin family protein, producing the protein MEAEYDFSQGKRGAIESTSTGKTRITICLDDEVLGWFRDQVHAAGGGNYQTLINDALREYIQQRREPLEDTLRRVLREELERIGK
- a CDS encoding DUF29 domain-containing protein encodes the protein MSATYKADFNLWIEQTAQLLRSHHWHEIDVEHLIEEVEGLGKSERRAIASQLTRLLLHLLKWQYQPQRRSDSWLDSIADSRTQIELAIEDSPSLKSYPTEQLEESYQRARRQAAKQTGIQISVFPEECPYFLELVLDEDWLPEASDI
- a CDS encoding type II toxin-antitoxin system RelE/ParE family toxin; this translates as MQIKWLRRALRNLEQAHSYILKENPQAAQEVILKIQLAASQLENYPFMGRTGRIEGTRELVVSGTPYIVIYRVKEESVEILRVFHTSKRYPD
- a CDS encoding CopG family ribbon-helix-helix protein, giving the protein MLQDNFHKTMSKENITFRIDSNQKAALDAIAAGMNRDRSYVLNEAVATYLEMYQWQIEEIQKGIAEADAGDFASDEEVKATFARLTNAD
- a CDS encoding BrnT family toxin translates to MKFEWDERKNQSNITKHGFDFADAFRIFNLPMLVYLDEREDYGEERYLGIGLLDGRIVVVIYTEPSEEMVRIISLRKALSHERKRYEQYLKNRLG
- a CDS encoding BrnA antitoxin family protein; its protein translation is MNENAMNNTSRTDWVRVDAMNDEDIDTSDIPPLSEEFFAKAQLRMPKSGLTITVKVDPETFAWFKEQGETAEQQMAVALKIYAEAHKAYPGSEAKST
- a CDS encoding type II toxin-antitoxin system HicB family antitoxin is translated as MKIKAVIWQEDGVWCASVPALPGCHTWGDSYEHLLEMLQDAVQGWLEVASEREELDPEKELVEISL
- a CDS encoding type II toxin-antitoxin system HicA family toxin, which produces MKAVSGKALCKILERQGWELKRITGSHHIYIKEGVDVILSVPVHSNRDLPTGTLKSIMKDAGLTEEDLD